Within Homo sapiens chromosome 2, GRCh38.p14 Primary Assembly, the genomic segment ACAATCACAAGTTTCAAGAGCTTAACACAAACTAACTGCTgtcaaatatttaacaaaagcaaagatgaaaCTGCTTAACAGTcagggaaaaacaacaaaaagaagggaGGGGTGATAAACCAAGAAAATGAATGACAAAAACTAAGAGACCTCATAGGTGTCTTTACAATCAGGAATTCAGATGCAAGGAACAGACACAAACCTGTCTAAAATGTGACCTATGAGGCAACAGAAAGTGACTTAAAGTctgttataaataaaaaatgacaaccAAAATCCTAGAGAGTCTTAAATTATTTAATCCAGACATTATCTAACGCCTCGGATTTTTGTTTGGTGCTATGGTGTTCATTTTCTATCAGAATGAAATGTGGGACAAATGCATTACTGGTTGTAGAGAGTGTTTCAGAGCTAATTCACCCAGCAAGGTCAGGGTCAAAAGGTTattattttgttcatatatttctTGATATGAAAAAACAACATGTCAAAGAAAGAATTAAAGCAAAATGTGTTTTCAAATGATAAACAGAATCTCAAACTTTCAAGTAAGTGCATCTTAAGATGTTGATGAACTTCAGAGATTCTCACTATTTTAAAACTAGGGATATTCTATTCTGGTAGTTATCAAACTGTCCTCTTTTGTTCATGAGGAACCAAACTGGCAAGTCTCTCAGTGTCTCCTTCCCCAAGTCTTTAATTTTATAAGTATATTCAATGTCTAGGAAGGAATTATTAAAGAATTCTgcttcttaaaaaaatgtttcaaaataatctaATGTATCCTTGTCGATTCATGAATGAGAGCACCCAGAGCAGAGTAACCTCCCCACATCTGGCCACTCTCAGGTGGTATCCTGCCCACTCACTAAGGCCTTGCCTATTTGATATTAGTAAGCCCTCCCCATACCTACTTCTATACTTACTGTATGGCCTTTTGTATGATCTGGAAAAAATCTGTTGTAAATCAAGTAATCACCAACTTCTGCCTCCATGCCAacctaaaaactttaaaaaaaaccttttccttttacaaaggaagaaattaagaccttcaaaattattttacaaataccaACAAGGTTTACCAGAAGAAGACTGCTTCTTAATTTAAAGTAATGACGTTGGACTGACAATTTGCTAGACTGGTcagaccttttaaaaaatactaacattaaAATGTGTTAGAGAAAATGCtctaagtatatatacacatgtagtAGATAAACAGAGTTACAAATTGATAGTTACAAGCAAATgtacagaataaaaatatgtacCATGAGCCTAGTGTTGAtttttaccacacacacaaaaaaaccaatgTTAATGATTAAATCACAATTTCCTGATGATATACAAGATAAAAAACAGGGATGAAAGTGTAGAAACACACAACAAAGtaaattattaagaaaagaaatgaacacaatATAGGATAAAGACAATTGCAGATAGGAGAATTTAACACCTATGGTGGCACATTTAGACCAAATACTCTTTTTTCAATAAAGCCAAAATAAATTGTTTGATAATATTctgtttactaaaaaaaaaaaaaaaaaaaaggcaagttttTTCACTGGTGGCAGGTATGGAGAATATTAAAAGACTCAAACAGTAATGATACCACTTGTCTATTTAACCAAGATTCTGGTGTCCTCATTAATCTTTGATACCCAATAATCTGAATAGAAAGACATGATAAATCAAAAACatgccaattttaaaaagaaaaacctttaaaaGCAATCCCAGCTTCTAAATGGTAAACATAACATGAATTCCTAATCTGgcattagactttttttttttttttgattcaaaGACAAATATGAATGACTCTACCTATTTGTAAAAATGTGAACATTAAAAACAGTACAATGACTGGGCTCTCACAAACCGTGCAAATTCAATTTGAAATGTTCATCTGGTATAATATTCAGCTGTCAAGAGGAAGCAACTCAAAGGACATCACACAGTCTATAAACCAGCTCGAAGGAGCCTTCCAGACTTTGCCCTGCCGAACCCTCTCTGGGTGATAATTACACAAATCTTCATAGATGATATACTGTGTGCAGAAGCGCTGATCAGAATCGGGTCTCGCATGGTATGCGACTGTATTGATGGTCTGAGTCACGTCACTGTCTGGCTTGGGCTTTCTACTGAGGATCTGGCCCCCACCTGCAGTGACGAGCTTAATAAGGTTGTCCTTTGGATGGTGTTTGAAGGTTCCCCACAAATAGAAGTAGCATCCATCAAACAGCTTTGGCAActgaaataatgagaaaacatttgTTAAAGGCAGATCAAAATACTGTATTCAAAAACACTGTAtatgaatgaggaaaataaaaatacaagttgaATATCCCTTACCTGAAACATTTGGAGGAGAAGCATTTCAGATTCATAAATTTTTTGggttttggaaaatttgcatatACATGAGGTATCTTAAGGATGAGGCTCAAGCCTAAACACAAAATTCGTTTGTTTCTTGTACACCTTATGCACATAGCCTgaagtaattttatacaatatcttcagtaattttgtgcatgaaacaaaattttgacTGTGTTCTGACCGtgacctgtcacatgaggtcaggtgtggaattttccacttgtggcatcatgtcaaagctcaaaaagttttggattttggagcattttagatGTTGGATTAGGAATGCTCCATCTGTAACAATTATGAGCAGCTAAGAAGCTACTTAATGAGGTGCTGGGACAAGTTATATTTCAAGCATACTAACTGGATCAAGAAAAATACTTAGGCAAATAGGGGCTTCCTATTTACAATTTTTTCCCTAAGATTCAGTCACCATCTCGGTTCCTTTTCACTCTTCTAAAATTTTAGATATGCttggtataaagaaaaaaacaaactattcaTCAAACTTTTTTCATCAGGATGTTTATGCTTATTTGGTGGGACTTAAAGCCTCCACAACTCCTAGCTTATTTGAAATAGGCTTCAGAGACACCAGGCTAAACATTATTAAATTACAAGAGTAACATCTTTTCCGTGGACTTTTATCCAATTCTGCCCATCCACATTCAGGTCCTTACATATTACCAACCTAAGGTCTCCAGGGCAGCCACCATGGGGGTGTGCCCTCCAGGGTTCCAGAAATGTATTCACGGGGCACAAAAGATTTTTGTGCTGAGGCTAGGGATCCAATTAGCTATGAAACATACTTCCGTATGCTCgttggaaataaaaaaagtttcataATTCCCTTCTATGGAAATTTTCTTTGTGACTTCtaatatacttatataatatCAACAGGATAATGCGATATTATCCATTAAAGCTACAATATGTGGCCATAGAGACATATGGTAACTAAATCCAAGCAGCAGCTGTAAGTCTTCTTTCAAGCTACTTCCTGTATCTGAGATTTACCTCAGATTCTGAAAGGTTTATGGCAATGTTCAAGATGCCAAAAATCCATTAACAGTATGAAATTATTACCTTCTGGATTTTACTGCTCATCGTGATCATCTTTCAGAATCAAGTGCTTGAAATAagcacaattaaaattttaatcagtCACCTGTAGCTGTTGAAAGGGCAGAAGTTCTTCctgatggtgataataatagtatGTCATAATAAGAACAATGAAAgttgtattaaaagaaaaataccagcTGTTCTCTGTTGAGCCTGCTTCTGCGTGGACCTTCAGGAATTTCATACTTTTCTTCCTGTTCACATACTTTTCTTCGTAGACATGCTTTTACCCCTGACAAAAACACAAGAATTAAAGCAAACTAAGTATCAAGTGAGCACTATATCTCTCTCATTAAAATCAAGCAATTTACCTAAGTGGTTTTTCTTCTTCATGGCAGTTTTTAAGTATTATTCTAAAATGCAAACAGAAATCTTACTTATgccaaaacaaaatgtaatacaACTGGTTTTcccatataaagaaaatattttaaaaaactctttctTTGGAGGATTAAGCCATAAGTTAGTACTGAACACTAACTGTAATTTTAATCTCCTTTCTGAAAAACCTAAGCCAGGATACtatttcaaagacaaaaataaaagtctaCATTTCCACTCATAGCAATTACCCAAAATTAAGGTGAATAAAAAGTCCATGACACAATAACCTAAACTGAGCACTTACCATCTATACTGCTCATTTTGACAGTTATATGTCTAATCGTCTGTTAAACTGTAAGTGATTTGACATGAAGGAATGTGCTTTAGTCTACAGCACCAAGCTCAGCTAGCCACACAACAGGGGTTCAACAGCGCTTCCTAAAATAAACAAGCAGAGCTTGGGATAGGTTTGGCATGTGACAGGTACACAACTGAGGTTGCTAGTCTAGAGATGATTTGATTGggctttgcaggaaaaaaaaaagcattcttttgATGGCTTGAGTAAGTCTGTTCACAGCTTCAggttaaaaagcaaaagcaatagAGACAGCTCAGCCTGGCACTGTTTAGAGTCATTCCACTGCTTGGCACCTGGGTGGGGAATCCCTAAGTAGGGCCACTGGCTGGCAGCCAGTACCAATTGTCTCGCTAGGCTCTAGAAATGAAAGGAACCCTTGGGATTCCCAGGACCAATCATGAAGGACATGGTCAGCTTCAGCTAGAGACAACATCTTGGATAATGCCTGTTTACCACCAAGCGAGGGAACTGAtggcatgtatatatatttatcatgctTCTGTTCTGATGGCATATAACTAAACTAAATTTGAGATTTGCAGTTGAAGGACTTGGCTATCCCAATTACTTGTTCTGGAAGCTTCCTtgcctatggaaataaaaaatgaaaacaatgtttttcaCCGGGCTTCTGTGGATAAAATGCAAGAAGCATTCTAAAAACTAGATACTACAATGAATTATCTTCATCATAAAAACAAACCCTCCATACAATTTCCTATTTGTCTTTGAGGTTGTTTTGCTCAATACTTCATTTTATCACTGAGGGTAGGAACCATATATTATTCACCTATGCGTTCTTCAGAATTTCATACACTTTCCCATAGAACAGGAGTTTAATAGCAGAGGGTATCGGGAAAGTTGGAACAATAACTCAGGTATCCCCTTCACTGTCTAGTGTTGTTAACATAAaggaacaaaagtttttaaaaattcactatgGACACAGCATTGACAGATTGTATCCacatcaataaaaataagtaattatataGCACCTGTAAGAGTTCAGAGTTACACATAGTTTTGAATATCAAACTGTTACATCCTGTTATCACTTGATATCTAATGGcttaaaatgatcagaaaaaaatctaTGGCTGCATAAACATATACTTTATATTGAGGATTAGACATATATGTTGGATATACTACAGTGTTTTGGAAACCTCTTGAAAAATGCTAGTGATAAAGTTTTGTCCAGCTGATCCCTACTTACTTCAACAGTAAATTGATTCCAACACAGGAGCAGAACCACTACTCGGCATGTAAACTGCATATGCCTGCAAAAGGGCTCCTTTCTTGACTAAAGGGTGGCTAAGAACCAACAGTTAATCTGCTACCCAGAACTGTCCTGCGATTGCATCTAATATAAATTAAGATTCAGTTGTGTATGAGTAAAATGTCTTTTGAcctatgatgatttttttttcttttttttttttttctgagacagagtcttgcactgtcacccaggttggggcgcagtggcgcaatctcggctcactgcaagctccgcctcctgggttcacacctttctcctgcctcagcctcccaagtagctgggactacaggcgcccgccaccatgtctggctaattttttgtacttttagtagagacaggctttcatcgcgttagccaggatggtctcgatctcctgacctcgtgatctgcacacctcagcctcccaaagtgctgggattacaggcgtgaaccaccacaccttgctGACCTATAATGATTATCTTGAGAGCAAAAACTTAtactggagaagaaaaagaaatgcaatgttTTCCAAGAGTGAGTAATGGTCCACTTTAGACTAACTCAGACTTTATGGCATAATCGGttttaaactttcttctttattacccCACACTGACACAATAACAAAACTTCAACTGTTTCCAGGAGCCACATCTGCAGAATTTGGAGTAAGCGACAGAACTGAAAAAACTGGTActttctgagggaaaaaaaatgtgtttgagtcctctttataaaatgttttatttattctaatcttGTAACTTGAATTTTGAAAATACCTAGAATCAAATAACTTACGAGGTAGAAAAGACCCTGAAGAGCTAGTCCTACCTTCTTGTTTTAAAGATCTGCACAGTCAAGTGCAGAAACATAAAGTGACTTGCTAAGATCACTAATAGCAAAGTTAAAGTGAACCACTTCCTAAAGCAACAGACTTCCACTTCGGCGCTCTTCCTATATCATATTTATAGGCcaagtatcccttatctgaagtGTTTGAAACCAcaagtgttttaaaattcaattttgttttggattttggaatatttgcacgTACATAATTAGGTATATCTTGGCAACAAGACCCAagtctaaaaaagaaattcatttatgtttcatatacgcTTTATACAGATAAAGCATatatgaagataattttatatactatctttaataattttgtgcataaaGTTGTGTCTGCGTTTAGACTGTGAGCCATCATGTTAGGTCGTGTGTGTTGTGCTGGCACTCAAATAGTTTAGTATTTTacagcattttggattttcagattaggaatgctCAAACTGTGTTAAACACCTATCATGTACAAGAGAAGTCATAATCTCTTCCCTAAGAAGAAAATTCCTGCTGTTTCCTGTCACTTTATTTCAATAATCTAATCCTGAACTTTCATTAATATTGTATGCTCTATCTCAGAGtgcttaattttaaatgaaattttattgctttattttcctctgtCAACAAGCAATCCActatcaaatttaatttttcaagcacatttaaaattacatccatgttttaaagatattaagGATGCCACTGAGATAATCTCAATCATGGTATATCTAATAACAAGAAAACTCCCTACTCTTGTCCAGAAATCCTAAGAACTTCACATTACGTAAACTTCTGTTACAAAGtcagtgaaagaaaaaaggtTAATAGCTTATACATAGACAAACATGAGAAGATTCGTTTTTCAGATTCAgcttttccctcttttcctacttAAAATGGCTAACCTTTCAAAGAATAACAAATGTGGGAGCAGATTTGCTTGccagaaagataataaaatattcttttatattttgcatgTATTTCAATGTTAAAAGCAAAGATAATAGGttttttgaataaaatgtttgaatgcaaagttgtttctgaaaataatggaggaccaatatattttaaatattaaaaaaatatgctGGAAGTATTAATGATTTACATGTATTAGTGAAGTGGTATTCAAAAATACTAATAAAGCAGGAAATAATACACAGCCAGAGTTTTAGCCATTTATAGCTCTTGTTAAACAAATACGAAATCACAAtattaaatatggaaagaaaaagtagaacatcattaagaaaatatggaataAGTTGTTCCATTGTTACTTCTCTGGGTTTAAATTGAGTAGAACCTGAGTAGAATTTATTTGATTGTATATAAGTTTATTTTACACCTGTAAATACTATCAGACAGAACTCTCTTCTTATAAATTAATAGAGAACCATGAGAGCAGtatcattttataaaaactaTGAATGCTATGTTACCTAATATTCATCCAATGAGCAAAATACTTTACTATAGATTGAACGTGTACATTGTGCAGTGCTctgaaaactttaatttttccaCAATCTAGAATAAAATACTCATAAATCATAAGGCCTAACCAATCCAATGCTAAAAATCACACACCAATATTTTCTggtcaaaggagaaaaagaaaattcttaaaataccaatttattctattctgttttctttttacttttctaactTTAAATGACCAAGGACACAACTGTTTGTTCTAAGAAAAGATCCTGATCAAAATTACTGTGATAACAGCTACCAAAAGTACTTGTATCCTTCCCCAAATCCAGCAAGAGTAGTATAGTCAATGCTCATTATCTAcagtagttatgttctataaagatGCTATGAACACCGATTAGTGAATAATGAAACACTGCTGTTAAAGGAAATACAGGGTTACATTTCTGTGGGCCTGTGGCTCCAGCATTTCCATCAACTGATCAATACTTAActttgttttatgtatgtttctgTTTATACACATTATTTATTGTATACTGTTGACTCATTAAGATTAAACTTAGGGCCAGCAGTACTACAATTAAGGCCTTAACAAAGCTTATCCTACacagtatttaatattttccctGAAAGGCACATCACCATCTTCTTGAGCTTAGACTCACAAAACAGCACTTCAGCACTGTATTATGAggccattttaaataataaaatcagcaacaaaaacacaaaaatgcaaaaaacatggCATCAACAGACTGTGAAAGGGCCACTTGTTTACAGCGTGAGAGCTGAAAAGAGGAGGTAAAGTATCACCTTGTTTGACCTCAGCTGGGGACACACTTGTTTGTCAACTAAAGTTCTTCACTACTCTGTACATGTCTACAAAAGCACTGTGAGTATTGATTTGGGGATTACAAGAAAAATTTTAGCAAGTAAGAAAACTCACAAACACAGAATCCACAAACAATGAGGATTTACTGTTTATTACTTCCAATTCAGGGGAGGGAACTGAAATGCTAAGAAGTCAACTTGCTTAAAGCTGAATGCAGCCATTAAGTGGCAGAATGGGAATTTGAACCTAAATCTGCTTAGTTTTCTAAAGGCTGTGTATTTCACACTGAAATATAACTTAGTGGTACACAAGATAAACCTTGGGTATTATCTTAGCATGATGTGAATATGTCAAATGCTTAAAAGCTGCTTAAATTGAGTGTTCTAAGATGTTGTTTATTATAAAAAGGTCAGAAGACTAACAACTGAATACTCCATCTCTCCAAAAGCAGAGGTTTGTCAAGACGCTGAGTCTTTCCTGAATTGGGTCATTAATGCAAATTCAAATTCAACACTCACACTCAGGACGTCTATGATTACCCATCATGTCAATCTTAATTTGTTAGttttatctgtgttttatttGGCTCTCAGATCTCTCTCCcccatttttttaatatgaaagtcATATTCACCCAAGGTTGCTAAGCTGAATTTCCGaatcttataattttaaattatcataaatgtgctttgaaaattgtttacatataataaaaattatactctAAAAAAGGCATAAATTTTAATAACCACTCACTGAATTAAAAACCTTTCTAATAAaggtaatataaatattaattttattatacattgAAAATGAGACTCAAAATTCTTGACTGGGTCAAAATACCATACTAGAAGCACTGCCAGTGTGCTGGAATTATGTCATATATTGtttctatattaaaaatcaaataaaaaaccaTCAGGAATCCAGTGAAATGGTTAACTCAAATTCACTattttatatgtgatttttttattttcctcattacgTAAGCAGGTATTCCCCTTCCCAAATCTCCTTCCCAATGGTACTTACAGAGTATTCATAATTGTATCTTTAACTGCATATGGTGGCACAGAAAGCCAAGGACTGAACATTCTTATGATATCTACTGTATCGAATGAATGGCTAATGTCTAATTGCAGAATTAAGTAGGCTGTGCTTGTGCCAGCTGCTTCTCCATTTTATGGGTTTATTTGACTGATTATTTACAAGAAACACATTAAAATGGCATCTATTCCTCCTGAAAACATGCTGGCATTAGTCAATCAACAGAATTTAACCTTAATAGATACTACAGTCCAGTAAGTATGGCATCAAAAAAATGAGATGGCAGATACCAACAGAGCAGCATGGTACTTCCATGAGAAGGAGCCAGTGTAAGTCttaattcattaaatattctGTTTCATGGGAGTTATGTAGTAAGTTTCTGTAAAGTAAAGCAAATCCAATGCTCTAGTTACAATGATTGAGTTAAACAAATACATTTCTCTAATATGCTTTTACTCCAAGCAACAATTTGCAGAATCCTGTGTCACCTAAGACTAACTAAGGAAGAATGAAAgtagctctttttcttttcctgaaaagaAAGGATGTTTCCAGGTCTACAACTACATTTGAAGGGTGGCAAAGTGTTTTGTTAAAGTTGCTGTTATAGCATAGAAAATCTCTAGAATTTTTTCAAAGCTGGGAGTGACAACTACTTCAAGGATTGCGACTCAAATGCCTACAAAAGCCAGGTAGATTACATAAATGTGTGAAGAACCTGGTGTGAGGTGGTAGGAAGCTATGGAGACTGTAACAAACATCAtgcctaaatatataaaaattaattatgttaGACAAAACCAGACACTGTATTTCCTTCAGCCCTCAGAGTCCTCAGCCTGCCGATTTGAAACTTTTGATGCTTTGTCTAATCAACCtcttttatagataaggaaacttaAGTCCCAAGAGATTTAAGTGGCTTTCTCAGTGACATAACTGAGATGAGAACTGAAATATCCTCCATGTCACAGATCAAGTTTTTttgttcatctttatttttagttgGATCAATGTGCTTACTCAATCCGACATGCTAAGGTTGCCACTGTCTAACTTGTTATCTGAAACTGTGAGTTTCAGAATGATGACCTACTCCGGAGACAATACCACAGTTACAAATTCATATCAACTTCCTACTGAACCTTTTTTTAAGACAAATCAATTGAGTTGATTTACTGAAAAGTAAATAAGaatgaaatgctttaaaataaactttcagcAATTCAAATGGTGATACATTATCAATGCACTGGAAGAATCTACCAGCCAAACATTACTTAATTAACCCAAGCCTAAATAATGACTAACATTTTAAGgttttatttactgaataaaagTTAAGCAATCTGCAGCAAGAATTCTTAacctattttccatttaaaacacagttacattttaagatttaaactattttatatttgtaataaacAGTTAATAAAGTCCATAATTATTCCATCAGTTTAGTAGAAAGATGAACTCTTCTACTtccttttgaagaaaaaaaaagcaaaaatacaaatataagacCACATTTTAGTTAGCTTTCTTGGCTAATAATTTCCTTACTAAAATTACCTTGCATGAGTAAGTTTACGTAAACATAACTTTTGCATATGCCAGAATGATACATACTTGAAAATGTGTCAAGCCACTAACCTTATAAAATGTATgctttatttcatctttgttaCTTTTCATATGTTCCTTTATAGTTGAAGGTTTTGACTGAAGCTATCACTTCGCAGAAACAAACGGATGAACTACTTAGCTATTACAACTAGAGATTCTTTTAGCCCAGGTGTATTCCTGATCATGTTCTCCATTTCATGTaagctttccttttttcctgagatcttattaattttttacataTAGGTAAGCAGCCCCATTTCTAAAGTACTGATTAACCCAAAGTCATTAAGGTAGCTCTGTCTACCTTAGCAAAGCCTGGAATTTTTGCATAATAATGACGCTTATGAATTCCAGGGCTACAACACTTTTCTATAAAGAAACTTGTACTGTACAGAAggtatttttttattctaaattgcTAATAACCACTCTCTCCTCCTACCTCATAAAAGCATATACATCAGTAGATGTATATTTCTGTTTTAGCTGCATGGACCACTGATGATGGTCATGGTTTTATATTAAGCTTACATTtcctataataaaaaaagataacacaaatgcaaggaaattaaaaaaaggagGGGTGTTCCTGAATCCACAGTTATACAAAAATGATGAGAGAATACAATGAAGAtggaagaaaacttcaaaatggAGATCTGTTAAATGTCCAAAGGAGGAGACGATTATTAACTCTGCATGGAAAGCCATACTTAGAATTTTCTCACTCTTCAAATCCCAGAGTAGTAAACAGATccacattttaaagaatttttaggccagacctggtggctcgcacttgtaatgctagcactctgggagggtgaagcaggaagACCGCTTGAAacaaggagttcaagaacagcctgggcaacaaagtgagatctctgcctcaactaaaaagaaaaaaaaaattagccaggcatggtggtgagtgcctgtagttccagctactcaggaggctgaagcaggaggatcacttgaacccaggagttcatggctgcaaagagctatgattgcaccactgcagtccagcctgtgtgacagagtgagggaggggaaaaaagggtTGTTATTATTCTGGAATTAATGGCTATTTGTAACTGAAATAGCTATGGGAATCAGAATTAACCACTTTTAGTCAATACAAaatatcctaaaaaaaaaaaattaaaatacagaatcaAACATCACTATTCTATATGAAAACAAATGTTCTACTACAGTATGTCATTAGATCTAAACTAAAGATGTTTAAATTAGGGATGTGTGTCACTCAAGATAACAGtatgtaagtaaaataaaaattaaagaatttcctTTGATTCTATTAAAAATCAACACCCAGATTGTAAAAGCAAAACAAGTGTTTTGcaaatgattatattttagaCTTTTTAGTCGAGTAAACTATAACAGCACTAAACTTTAGTAAAAAGGGACATCACAATAGGCAGCctacaacaatgacaaaaatgaaaaaacagtagCATACTATCACTGCAATTTTTGGAAAACTTaagtaaaagaacagagaaatgAGTTTGAAATTTGAAACTTCCATAGCGAAAAGTGAAAGGACAATGAAATAAaggctgaaaatataaaataaaggctAAATGTTTCCATTTAAGATTTGAGATATCTCATTAAATACTGTCGACAGTCATTAAATTCTGGCTCCATATAAATATCATttagcaattatttatttttgacattttagtaaaAATTCTGGCTATCAGCATatttatatgtagaaatatatttcttcacaTTACAAGATGTGTAATTTGCTATTTTACTTAATGCATTGAGAAGCAGGTTAAATTCTAttgcaaaaatatattattatatcataAATTTTTCTTAGACAAAACTTGGGTATCAATTCTAAGACCTTGTATTATGCATaataatatcaaaatatcaaaatagtcTATCTCttgtattatgaataatatcaaaaTTGTCTGTCTCTATATAGGTATGGTTAAAAACCGAACACAGTCTAACGTCCAAAAATTCTCCTAATTATTAGAAAACTCATGCTCAGTGTTCTTTTGAAGTCATATATTAAAAGttcaaatttttatgtaaaaaattctGTTCTGATTAGGACAATCACCATATTCAAATGTATT encodes:
- the BARD1 gene encoding BRCA1-associated RING domain protein 1 isoform 5 (isoform 5 is encoded by transcript variant 5): MPDNRQPRNRQPRIRSGNEPRSAPAMEPDGRGAWAHSRAALDRLEKLLRCSRCTNILREPVCLGGCEHIFCSNCVSDCIGTGCPVCYTPAWIQDLKINRQLDSMIQLCSKLRNLLHDNELSGVKACLRRKVCEQEEKYEIPEGPRRSRLNREQLLPKLFDGCYFYLWGTFKHHPKDNLIKLVTAGGGQILSRKPKPDSDVTQTINTVAYHARPDSDQRFCTQYIIYEDLCNYHPERVRQGKVWKAPSSWFIDCVMSFELLPLDS